One Candidatus Annandia adelgestsuga genomic window, ACTTTGGGTCGTATTATGAATGTTTTAGGAAAACCAATAGATATGAAAGGAAAAATATTAACTAAAGAAAAATGGTCTATACATAGAGATGCACCTAGTTTTAAAGAACAATCTCAAAATAAAGATATATTAGAAACAGGAATTAAAGTTATAGATTTAATGTGTCCATTTGCAAAAGGTGGTAAAGTTGGTTTATTTGGAGGAGCCGGAGTTGGAAAAACAGTTAATATGATGGAGTTAATTCGTAATATTGCAATAGAACATTCTGGTTATTCTGTTTTTACAGGAGTTGGAGAAAGAACTAGAGAAGGTAATGATTTTTATCATGAAATGAAAGAATCTAAAGTATTAAATAAAGTTTCTCTTGTTTATGGACAGATGAATGAACCTCCAGGCAATAGATTAAGAGTTGCATTAACCGGTTTAACAATAGCAGAAAAATTTCGTAATGATGGTCACAATGTTCTTTTATTTATCGATAATATATATAGATATACTTTAGCTGGTACTGAAGTTTCAGCTTTATTAGGAAGAATACCTTCTGCAGTGGGATATCAACCAACTTTAGCTGAAGAGATGGGGATTTTACAAGAAAGAATTACTTCTACAACAAAAGGTTCTATTACTTCTATACAAGCAGTTTATGTTCCAGCTGATGATCTTACTGATCCTTCGCCAGCTACTACTTTTACTCATTTAGATTCTACTATAACATTAAGTCGTAATATTGCTTCTTTAGGTATATATCCAGCTGTTGATCCATTAGAATCAAGTAGTTGTCAATTAGATCCTACGATAATTGGAAAAGAACATTATAATATTTCTTGTAAAGTAAAATCTATTTTACAAAAATATCAAGAACTTAAAGATATTATTGCCATACTTGGTATGGATGAATTATCAGAAAAAGATAAAATTTTAGTTTCTAGAGCAAGAAAAATACAAAAATTTTTATCACAACCATTTTTTGTAGCAGAAATATTCAGTGGTATTAAAGGAAAATATGTAACTTTAAAAGATACAATTAATGGTTTTAAAAAAATTATTAATGGAAATTTAGATTATATACCAGAAGAATTTTTTTATATGGCAGGTTCTATAAAAGATGTTATTAATAAATTTAAAAAAATATAAATATTAATTTATTATATTTTTAAATATTGGATATTTGAATGAAATCATATTTATTAAATGTAGTTAGTATTGAAAAACAAATTTTTAAAGATTATATAAATAAAATGACAATAAGCGGTAGTGAAGGAGAATTAGGAATACTTCATGGACATGTAGCACTTTTAACTACTATTAAACCTGGTAAAATTTTAATATTTAAAAAAAATAAAAAAGAATATATATATGTATCTGGAGGTATTTTAGAAATACAACCAAAAGTTGTTACTGTTCTTGCAGATACCGCTATTAGGGGAAAAGATATAGATGAGAAATTAGTTATTAAAGCTAAAAGAGAAGCTAAAGAAAAAATTATTAATTTTCCAATAGGAGACATAAATTATACTAAAAATATAATTAAATTATCTAAAGAAATGATTAAATTAGATATATTGAAATTAATAAAAAAAAATAAATTATAAATTTTTATTTACCAATACAAAATTTAGAAAATATATTTTTTAAAAGATCTTGTGTTGTAAAGTTGCCATTTATTTTATTTATTTCATTTTGAGCTAAATTTAATTTATCAGCAACAATATCTATATAAAACCCAGCATCTAATAAAAATTTACTTTGTTTTAAATATTTTAATGTTTTTTTTAATATTTTAATATGTCTTTTATTATTTATAAGTATTTTAGATAAATCTTTATTAAAATATAAAATTTTTTCTAAATGTTTAAATAATATATCTATACCATTACCTGTTAAAGCAGACATTTTTATAATATTATAACCTTTTTTATCTTTTTTTATTTTTGGTTTTTTTTTTTTAATATCTATTTTATTTTTTATTATAGTAATTTTATTTTTATTTATTTTATTATAAATATTAAAAAATGTTTTTTTTATATCATATTTTTTTGAAATATTACTATCAATAATTAATAATAAATGATCAGCTTCTTTTATTTCTTTTTTAGTTCTTTCTATTCCTATTTTTTCTATAATATTATATGATTTTCTTAAACCTGCTGTATCTATTATTTGTATAGGTATTCCATTTATATATATATTTTCTTTTATTATATCACGTGTAGTTCCTGGAATATTTGTTACAATTGATGATTTTTTTTTAGTAATTAAATTAAATATAGTTGATTTTCCTGAATTTGGTTTTCCTAAAATTACTATTTTAATTCCATATTGAGATATTTTTCCTAAATTAGATTCATAACATACATTTTTTATAATACTAATTATTTTTTTTAATTTATTTGAAATTTCAGAAGTGGAAATATGATCTATTTCATCTTCTGAAAAATCTATATTAGTTTCTATATATGTTCTTATATTAATTATTTTTTTAAAAATATTTTTAATATATAAAAATAAATTGCCATTTAATGAATTTATAGAAGATTTTACTTCATATTCTGAATTAGAATTAATTAATTCCATTATAGATTCTGCTTGTATTAAATTAATTTTTTTATTTAAAAAAGCTCTGTATGAAAATTCTCCTGGTTTAGCAAAACGTGTATGAAATTTATTATTAATATATTTCATTAATAAAATTAATGAAATTTGATTTCCATGACAATGTAATTCTAAAATATCTTCACCAGTAAATGAATTGGGTTTATTAAATAAAATTGCAATACCTTTATCTAAAATATTATTTTTATCATCTTTAAAAAATAAATAATTAGCAATACGAGGTTCAATTATTTTATTTAAAATCTTATTTGAAATATATTTAACTTTATTTCCAGATATTCTAATAATACCTACCCCACCACGTCCATAAGGTGTAACTTGTGCAATAATAGTATCTAAATTATTATAATTTATATTTTTCATATTTTTTTTTTTTTTTTTGTTAAATAATTATATAATAAATATTGTTGTATTATATAGTTATTATATTATTTATTATATAATATAAAACTAACCCTGAAGGTAACCATAAGAAAAATAAAATAAATAATATTGGTATAATATTTAATATATTTTTTTTTTGATAATCTTTTATATAATATAAAGATATTTTTTGCATTATTAATATAGTAATTCCCATTATTAATGGTAATATATAAAAATCATCTTTTGAAGATAAATCTTTAATCCATAAAAAAGAAGTATTATTTAATTCAGCAGAATTAATTATCATATAATATAAAGATAAAAATATAGGAGTTTGTAATATTAATGGTAAAAAACTACTAAGTGGATTTATTCTTTCTTTTTTATATAAATTAAAAATTTTTTCTTTTAATAAATTTTTATTATAATAAAAATTTTTATATATCGAATTAATTTTTGGTTTTAAAATATTCATTTTTATCATATAAATATATTGTATTTTTGTAATAGGATAAATAATAAAACGTAATAATAAAGTAATAATAATAATTGATATTCCCCAATTTTTAAAAATAAAATTAATTGATTTTAATAAAACAAATAATGGTTTTGAAATAAACCATAAAAAACCATAATCTATTACTAAATTTAAATTATAAAATTTAAAATTCATATAATCTTTAATTTTAGGACCAATAAAAATAATAGTTTCAAATTTTTTGTATTTATTATTAGATAATATATAAGATTTTGTAAAATATCCTAAATTAATATTTTTATTTTTTAAATTATTTATATATATTATATTATCTATTTTATTATTAGGTATTATTGATGTTAAAAAATATTTTTGTGTTATAGCAATCCATCCATTTTTTGTATTTTTTTCTTCTTTTATATTATTTAATAAATTTTTAAAATTAAATTTATTGTATTTTTCTTTTATAGTATAATAAGAAATTCCAAAATTTTTTTTATAATAATTATTATTTTTAATAATTTTTAAATTTTGCTTTAAATTATTAAATATTGATATTTTAACTTTTTTTTTTGAAATATTATAAATATTATATTTTATATCAATAAAATATTTGTTAGGATAAAATGTAAAATACTTATTATAAATTATATTTTTTTTATTATTATAAATCATTATTGTAATTTTATTTTGTTTTTTTTTAAATTTTATAAATTTTGGAAAATTATATTTATAATTATAATTTATATTTTTAATTATTTTATCGTTTTTAATTACCCCATCATTAAATTCACAAATATAATTTAATTTTTTTTTTAAAGAATCTGATAATATAAAAGATTTATTATTATAATTTTTTAATTTTATATTTTCAATTAAACCAGTTTTAGTGTTTATTAAAATATACATAACATTTGTTTTAATTTTTATTATATTTTTTTTAAATATATAACCATTATTTTTTATTTTATAATTTTTATTATTATTTTTAAAATTGTAATTATAATAAAAAAAATTTGATATAAATAAAAAAAAAAATAATATTATTAAAAAAAAAATATTTTTTCTTTTATTAATCATTTTATTTTAAATATATTAATATTTTAAATTTAAAAATTAAATTTTTAATTTTAAATATAAAATATTATATATTTTAGTTTTAAAAAAAATAAAAAATTTATATTTTTATTTTTTTCCATAATTTATTTAAATTATTAAATAAATTTTTATTATTAATTTTAATTATACATTTTTTTACTACAATAATACAATCTTTTTTAAAAAAATAATTTTGATTTAAACGAAAACTTTCTCTTATATATCTTTTTATTTTATTTCTATCATGGGAAAATTTTATATTTT contains:
- the atpD gene encoding F0F1 ATP synthase subunit beta yields the protein MKFGKIIRIIGAIVDIEFNIKNIPNIYNALQVKDNKEIILEVQQQLGGGIIRSIVMGSSDGLYRGMKIIDLKTSIKIPVGKETLGRIMNVLGKPIDMKGKILTKEKWSIHRDAPSFKEQSQNKDILETGIKVIDLMCPFAKGGKVGLFGGAGVGKTVNMMELIRNIAIEHSGYSVFTGVGERTREGNDFYHEMKESKVLNKVSLVYGQMNEPPGNRLRVALTGLTIAEKFRNDGHNVLLFIDNIYRYTLAGTEVSALLGRIPSAVGYQPTLAEEMGILQERITSTTKGSITSIQAVYVPADDLTDPSPATTFTHLDSTITLSRNIASLGIYPAVDPLESSSCQLDPTIIGKEHYNISCKVKSILQKYQELKDIIAILGMDELSEKDKILVSRARKIQKFLSQPFFVAEIFSGIKGKYVTLKDTINGFKKIINGNLDYIPEEFFYMAGSIKDVINKFKKI
- a CDS encoding F0F1 ATP synthase subunit epsilon, translating into MKSYLLNVVSIEKQIFKDYINKMTISGSEGELGILHGHVALLTTIKPGKILIFKKNKKEYIYVSGGILEIQPKVVTVLADTAIRGKDIDEKLVIKAKREAKEKIINFPIGDINYTKNIIKLSKEMIKLDILKLIKKNKL
- the mnmE gene encoding tRNA uridine-5-carboxymethylaminomethyl(34) synthesis GTPase MnmE, producing the protein MKNINYNNLDTIIAQVTPYGRGGVGIIRISGNKVKYISNKILNKIIEPRIANYLFFKDDKNNILDKGIAILFNKPNSFTGEDILELHCHGNQISLILLMKYINNKFHTRFAKPGEFSYRAFLNKKINLIQAESIMELINSNSEYEVKSSINSLNGNLFLYIKNIFKKIINIRTYIETNIDFSEDEIDHISTSEISNKLKKIISIIKNVCYESNLGKISQYGIKIVILGKPNSGKSTIFNLITKKKSSIVTNIPGTTRDIIKENIYINGIPIQIIDTAGLRKSYNIIEKIGIERTKKEIKEADHLLLIIDSNISKKYDIKKTFFNIYNKINKNKITIIKNKIDIKKKKPKIKKDKKGYNIIKMSALTGNGIDILFKHLEKILYFNKDLSKILINNKRHIKILKKTLKYLKQSKFLLDAGFYIDIVADKLNLAQNEINKINGNFTTQDLLKNIFSKFCIGK
- the yidC gene encoding membrane protein insertase YidC; translation: MINKRKNIFFLIILFFFLFISNFFYYNYNFKNNNKNYKIKNNGYIFKKNIIKIKTNVMYILINTKTGLIENIKLKNYNNKSFILSDSLKKKLNYICEFNDGVIKNDKIIKNINYNYKYNFPKFIKFKKKQNKITIMIYNNKKNIIYNKYFTFYPNKYFIDIKYNIYNISKKKVKISIFNNLKQNLKIIKNNNYYKKNFGISYYTIKEKYNKFNFKNLLNNIKEEKNTKNGWIAITQKYFLTSIIPNNKIDNIIYINNLKNKNINLGYFTKSYILSNNKYKKFETIIFIGPKIKDYMNFKFYNLNLVIDYGFLWFISKPLFVLLKSINFIFKNWGISIIIITLLLRFIIYPITKIQYIYMIKMNILKPKINSIYKNFYYNKNLLKEKIFNLYKKERINPLSSFLPLILQTPIFLSLYYMIINSAELNNTSFLWIKDLSSKDDFYILPLIMGITILIMQKISLYYIKDYQKKNILNIIPILFILFFLWLPSGLVLYYIINNIITI
- the rnpA gene encoding ribonuclease P protein component — protein: MYKFKKKQKIKFFKNFIKNFKKINFFYSSCIMLYIKNNNFNYSRLGIIISKKNIKFSHDRNKIKRYIRESFRLNQNYFFKKDCIIVVKKCIIKINNKNLFNNLNKLWKKIKI